The sequence CTAGCTTCTCAACTCAAAGACTCATATTGGCAGAAAGATAGAAAGAATGCGATCCACATCATAAAGTCTTTAGCGGAATCCGCATATTACTTATCCAGAAGAGAAGAAGCGGATAAGATAGTATCCGACTTACTATCCAAACTACACAGTCCTTCCGAGAAAGCAGACATTTACCTAATGCAATTAGAGGTGATGAACGTTTATAACGATTTGGATTCCGCATCTAAGATAGGGATCAAAGCATTACAATCGCTCGGGATAGGTTTCAAGGAAAAGCCGGGATTTTTAGCTGTATTCGGCGAAGTTTTGAAGATGATCTTCTACAGTAGAGGAAGATCTCCCGAAAAATTAGTACAGGCAAAAGACAGCAAAGATCCATATAAAACAGAAGCTTTGAACATACTAGTCAACCTTCTGAATTATGGAAAACATATGGATATGAAGGTGATGGCTTATATTTATTTAAAGCTAATCAACCTTACCTTAAAAGAAGGGAATGCTCCTTTCAGTTTTTTTGGATACGCAGGATTCGGATCCATATTACTTTCCATCAACGGAAATTTCCAGCAATCCATGCGATATTGGACCTTGGCTGAAAAGATATTAAAGAAGTTTAAATCAGATGAACTCTACGGAAGATTCGTGTTCGGTCGGACCATTCTTCTGGATTATTTCATGTATCCTTTTCGTTCCATAGTGGATTATACGGAAGAAGCTTTTCATAAATGTATGCAGTATGGGGATTATCTTTGGGCTGCATTTGCACTTTTTTCCCAAAATACAAACCAGTTATACTCTGCGGAGAACTCTGTTTCTTATAGAGAAAAGATCAAAGAAAATCTAGAAAGAGGCTCTAAGCTAAATTATGATATTCTAATGATCCTTTTACATTCTTCCGATTCTTATTTGGATCGTTTAGAGGGGAAATCTACCGAAACCGTCCGGTATAGGGAGAATTTGTACACCGATCGAGAATTCGAGTCCAAAATTTTGGGCTCTGCGGGGAATGGAACCGCTAATTCCTGGTATGCGACACTATTCGGATCCCTTGCATATTTATCGGGTTATTATTTAGAAGCGGAGAGAATATTCAAAAATTACCATTCGGATCTGGAAAAATCCAGGATCATGTTCATCTATTCCGAATACAGATTTTATAGATCCTTAGGTCTTTTAAAGTTACGTAAGAAAAAATTAAAGCTGACCGAAAAATTCTTTTTTAGGTATTCATTATATTTATTTAAACTTTGGTCAAGGATCTATCCGCCTAGTTTTCAATTATTCTATTTTGTTTTGGCGGGACTTTACGAGGATTACGCGGGAAGAAAAGAAAATGCGTCCGAATATTTCGATATGGCGATGCAACAGGTTGAATCGGAACCGAATGATTTCAGAAAGGCAGTGGTTTACCAACATGTGGCAGAATGGAATATAATACAGGGTAGGACTTCCTACGGAAAATTCCTAATGCAAAATGCGGTAAGGCTCTATGGATCATGGGGAGCCAAATCTATCGTAAATTTACTCAGGGACGAATATGGAGAATTGCTCCGCCCTCAAGGTACTCCGAAACGTTCCGCGGAAAAAATCCTAGCGGACTCCATTCTCTCTACATCTTTCAGTTTGGATTTGAGAACTGTTCTTAAGGCTTCTCAAAGTATCTCAGGAGTGATCGAGCTAGGTGAATTGCTCAGGCAACTCATTCGCACCATCATGGAGAATGCTGCGGCAACCAGAGGTTTTTTGATCCTTCCTCAAAACAAAGAACTGTTCTTGATGGCGGGTTCGGATATAGAAGAACCCGGATTTTTGCCTAAGCCTATTTCTCTAGACGAGGCGGGACATCTGCTTCCTTTGGAAGTAGTGTATTTCTGTTTTCGTTCCGGACAGAAGGTCCTGATCTCGGATGCTGCAAAGGATTCTTTCTATTCTGTAAATCCTTATGTCAAAAGAAGTAAGCCTAAGTCCTTGTTGTGTATGCCGATCACAAAACAAGGAAGAACATTATGTGTTCTTTATTTAGAAAATCGACTTACCGCAGGAATTTTCGACGAACATAGATTAGAAATTTTGGAAATACTTTCCGCTCAGGCCGCGATTTCATTAGAAAATGCGAAATTGTACGAGGACATCACTCGAATGAATTCCGAACTGGAAAGAAAGGTAAACGAAAGAACGGAAGAATTAGCCAGATCTCTTTCTATTATTAGAAAGGATATGTTGTATTCTCAAAAGATCCAGAGAAGTATCCTTCCAGAACTGAAAAATATCCCAGGTCTGAGATATTCCGTCAATTATCTGCCGATGGACGAAGTAGGAGGCGACTTTTACGATATATGCGTATTAAGTAATGGAAGGTATAGATTTTTCTTGGCGGATGCTACAGGCCATGGAGTCCAAGCTGCATTGGTAACCATGGCGATCAAGGGAGAATACGAAAGCCTGAAATCATCTTTGCAAAAACCGGGAGAGATACTTTCCGAGTTAAATAACTCTATTTTAAATAAATATAAAACACTCTATTTTACCGGAGCGATCTGCGATGTGGATCTGTCTGAGAAAAAAGTGTATTTTGCGTCTGCAGGTCATATCTCCCAATTTTTAGTACGTTCTTATCAGATGGAAGAGATGCCTAAAACAGGCGCTATTCTAGGATTCGTAAAAGATTATCCTTATAGAACCGAAGAATATAAAATAGAATCCGGAGATAGGATCTTTCTTTTTTCAGACGGGATCTACGAGCAGTTCGACGAGGATAAGTCCGAATATGGAGAGGAAAGATTTTTACAATCTATCCGGTCAAATTCTCAATTTGAACCTCAGATCCAAGCGGAAAGGATACTTTCAGACCTCCAAAATTTTATTTCTAAAACCTCCATCCAGGATGATATCACTCTTTTGATCTTAGATATAGATTGATCGCCCTTCTTATTAACGCTTGCGTTTAGATTCTCTGAGTTTCAGGATCGCAATTACGAAGTTTTCTCCTTAGGATATTCTGAATTGCTCGGCCTTTTTGTTATTCTATATATCGTTGTTACCATTCTAATTGGGGCATTTGCCTCTAGATACGTTAATAGTTCTCAAGACTATGTGTTAGCTGGAAGAAGACTTCCACTTGTGTTAGCATCTTCCGCTCTATTTGCCACTTGGTTCGGGTCGGAAACTTTAATGGGCGCCTCCTCAAAATTTGTGGACGGAGGGATCTTAGCCGTGATCGAAGATCCTTTCGGAGCAGCGCTTTGCCTTTTTTTAGTAGGGATATTCTTCGCTAGGCCATTGTATAGGATGAATATTCTCACCTTCGGGGACTTATACAAAAATCGTTTTGGCCGAAAGGTGGAATTCCTTTCCGCATTATTTATGATCCCTTCTTATTTCGGTTGGATCGCAGCTCAGTTAGTCGCGATGGGGATCGTCATTCATTCCTTATTCGGATTCGATATGTATGTAGGAATACTTTTGGCATCCGTTGTAGTGTTGGTCTATACTTATATAGGAGGGATGTGGGCGATTTCCATTACAGATTTCTTACAGACTATATTGATCATAGTAGGGCTTTTGGTTTTGGTTTGGGATCTACAAGGGAAGGCGGGTGGATTTCAAACAGTCATTGCGACTGCAAAGCCCGGATTTTTTTCCTTCTTCCCTCCATTAAAAACGGAAGCAGTTCTTGCTTACATTGCAGCTTGGATGACGATCGGGCTCGGCTCAATTCCTCAACAGGATATTTTCCAAAGAGTGATGTCTTCTAAGTCGGAAAAGGTCGCAGTATATTCTTCTTTTTTGGGTGGGGGAATGTATTTAACCGTCGCGTTCCTACCGTTGTTAGCGGGATATTTTGCAAGAAGAGTTTATCCTGAGATCGCAGCTGGCGATAATCAGATGATCCTTCCTCATGTAGTATTAGTACATTCTACTTTATTTATACAGATACTATTTTTCGGGGCATTACTTTCTGCGATCTTAAGTACCGCTTCCGGGGCGATTTTGGCTCCTGCTTCGGTTTTAGGGGAGAATTTGATCCGTCCTACTCTAAAAAATCCTTCCGAAAGACTGCTACTGAGAGTAATGCGTTTTTCCGTATTGATCGTGACAATCGTTTCTACCGGAATGGCGCTGAGCGAGACGAATATTTATCAGTTGGTTGCTGATTCTTCTTCCATTAGTTTGGTTTCTCTTTTTGTTCCTTTGGTCGCAGCTATTTTCTGGAAAGAAGCGAATGCGACTGGGGCAGTTTATGCTATGTTCTCCGGGATGATCGTTTGGCTTGGCCTGAAATATTTCGGGCCGGAATGGTTGCCGCCAACGATCCCTGCTTTGGGAGTCAGTTTTTTGGGACAATTTTTAGGAAGATATATTAAAATTTCTTTATTCGAATCGGAACCGGAATTAAGCGGAGACTCTATTCCTTCCGGCAGCCTTTGATTCGTATAACTTCTTATCCGCGGCTTTTAGGAAATCTTCCGGAGTTTCATCACTTTCTCTGGATGCGACACCTATACTTACGGTAATTGTCCAAGGGATCTCTTCGAAGGTTTCGGTTTCTATTCTGTCGCGGATCCTTTCTGCTACGAATTTTGCTCCTTCTATATTCGTATTGGAAAGTACTACGCAGAATTCTTCTCCGCCATAGCGGGCAGCAACATCACAATCTCTCACTAATCCGGACAATAATCTCCCGATTGTTGCAAGTAGTTTGTCTCCCACTTGGTGTCCTAGGGAATCGTTTGCCTTTTTGAAATGGTCCAAATCGAGTAGAAGGACCGATAGAGGAAAATCATATCTTTTAGAAGCAGCCAAAAGAGTACTTAAAGATTCCATTAAATGTCTTCTGTTGAAAAGTCCTGTTAGGGAATCCTTATGTGATAATTCTTTTAGGTTTTTATTGGATTCTTCTAGTTGTAATTGTAGAAGGTTACTTTTCAAACGGGTGCCTTCTACATTGATCGCTGTTCCCACGCTTGCAATGGAGAATGCAATGATAGGAGTTACGACTGAGGGAGTTAGTTCTCTTTCTATCATAAAAGAATAACCCAATGAGAAAAAGAGCAGGTTGATAGATACAATGGTCAGATAGGTCACGAAACTTGCCCGGAGAAAAAGTGGAAGAAGGAGTAACCCAAAGCAGAAAGCAGAATAATCTGCGGTATGGTACTGATCCACCAAGGTAGCAAAGGTGGTAGTTAATGTTAGAAGTCCCACATAACCGATCATAGCTAGGTATGAAAGTTTTCTACCTTTCCCATCTTTTAGTGCCAGAACGGCCAGCATCAAACTGGAGAATAAGGCTGAACTTCCGAAACTCAGACCGTATAGGAATTGAAGATGCCCGCCGCTAGGAGTTCCGGGTGAAAGTATATTTTGTGCGAAAAGAATGCTGGAAACTATGAAGGCGAAAATGCTTAGGATCCTGATAGACTTGTCATTGTCTAGGGTCCGAAGTCTACGGATCTCTCCTGATCTCGAATAAGAAAAGTCTTCTGAAAGATATCTTCTGAGTTTCATAGCAGATATTCAGATAGACGAATGAAGATTTAGGTTTATACGGTTCCGAGCAAGGAAGTGAAAAATCCGAATAACAAAATTTGGAAAAATATTTAATTAGCTAGGAAAGAAACTCGGGTGCCGATTCGTCATCCAAATCTTCCTTTAAAGCGCCTTACTATAATTTTGAAATTTCCTGAACTAAGTTCTAGACGACGGTTCGGATCTATTTAGTCTCCAAACTTTGTAAGAACAAATTATAAGAGTAAAATGCGGAACTTCT comes from Leptospira johnsonii and encodes:
- a CDS encoding GGDEF domain-containing protein; this translates as MKLRRYLSEDFSYSRSGEIRRLRTLDNDKSIRILSIFAFIVSSILFAQNILSPGTPSGGHLQFLYGLSFGSSALFSSLMLAVLALKDGKGRKLSYLAMIGYVGLLTLTTTFATLVDQYHTADYSAFCFGLLLLPLFLRASFVTYLTIVSINLLFFSLGYSFMIERELTPSVVTPIIAFSIASVGTAINVEGTRLKSNLLQLQLEESNKNLKELSHKDSLTGLFNRRHLMESLSTLLAASKRYDFPLSVLLLDLDHFKKANDSLGHQVGDKLLATIGRLLSGLVRDCDVAARYGGEEFCVVLSNTNIEGAKFVAERIRDRIETETFEEIPWTITVSIGVASRESDETPEDFLKAADKKLYESKAAGRNRVSA
- a CDS encoding trifunctional serine/threonine-protein kinase/ATP-binding protein/SpoIIE family protein phosphatase, with translation MQDLSTDRVPYELGELLYEDSFSQTYRGKFGRAREPKIIRIQRPEGKETSSVYFLNEFELGKLVSDPGILKPEDMFENSDGICLVYENIPSKLLHQSLAESISLETFLDMALAITENLAKLHSFGIVHNQISPRAFFYNPDTGETKLAWLGGASFLLSEKGSYAPLRYTSDILPYCSPENTGRLNRPVDFRSDAYSLGALFYKMISGAPPFETEDPLEMVHYHIARSPVSLAKKREDFPAAISTIVDKLLSKMPEERYFSLENLIHDLKSIKDSLKSKRKLSEFVPGVYERKVGFRDSPRIYDRDRERKEIESGIVNVTNGRRSAIFIGGKSGTGKTALVEDAITYLDIYSVVLLRGKFEEDKKEIPYYAFRQIMDDLLRRILQKKEEEIILLKNFMRETLGDNIEILTQFLPELGKTLGIEIPAKMNKRQKDEKILFAVALKFLTLCFDRKNPAIILVDDLQWADSASLSLLEFILNSEDWEGLLFVLTSRSEDADFFPNINVKQGSPGLDLREIRLSPLNEHSVFKYVSDSIHVSAEDANRLAEVLVSKTGGNPLFLHQFLRSLYEEGCLSFDPKTAYHRVDWDRLLQRAVTDNVLDLFLDKVGKLPDETLEVLRVGACIGAKFDLKDMYDFFKTRPGVLSRGIREAIREGIVFYRESGNMLFPALQYISQKKIEESGMYSSLSDIQFHFSHDRMIQSILDATNSPEKARIHNTLAKLLIEREKTSGGSEQILDIANHLLRSRELYTNGQENEDFFHYTILAGNSARAGAAYESSYSFFSLLASQLKDSYWQKDRKNAIHIIKSLAESAYYLSRREEADKIVSDLLSKLHSPSEKADIYLMQLEVMNVYNDLDSASKIGIKALQSLGIGFKEKPGFLAVFGEVLKMIFYSRGRSPEKLVQAKDSKDPYKTEALNILVNLLNYGKHMDMKVMAYIYLKLINLTLKEGNAPFSFFGYAGFGSILLSINGNFQQSMRYWTLAEKILKKFKSDELYGRFVFGRTILLDYFMYPFRSIVDYTEEAFHKCMQYGDYLWAAFALFSQNTNQLYSAENSVSYREKIKENLERGSKLNYDILMILLHSSDSYLDRLEGKSTETVRYRENLYTDREFESKILGSAGNGTANSWYATLFGSLAYLSGYYLEAERIFKNYHSDLEKSRIMFIYSEYRFYRSLGLLKLRKKKLKLTEKFFFRYSLYLFKLWSRIYPPSFQLFYFVLAGLYEDYAGRKENASEYFDMAMQQVESEPNDFRKAVVYQHVAEWNIIQGRTSYGKFLMQNAVRLYGSWGAKSIVNLLRDEYGELLRPQGTPKRSAEKILADSILSTSFSLDLRTVLKASQSISGVIELGELLRQLIRTIMENAAATRGFLILPQNKELFLMAGSDIEEPGFLPKPISLDEAGHLLPLEVVYFCFRSGQKVLISDAAKDSFYSVNPYVKRSKPKSLLCMPITKQGRTLCVLYLENRLTAGIFDEHRLEILEILSAQAAISLENAKLYEDITRMNSELERKVNERTEELARSLSIIRKDMLYSQKIQRSILPELKNIPGLRYSVNYLPMDEVGGDFYDICVLSNGRYRFFLADATGHGVQAALVTMAIKGEYESLKSSLQKPGEILSELNNSILNKYKTLYFTGAICDVDLSEKKVYFASAGHISQFLVRSYQMEEMPKTGAILGFVKDYPYRTEEYKIESGDRIFLFSDGIYEQFDEDKSEYGEERFLQSIRSNSQFEPQIQAERILSDLQNFISKTSIQDDITLLILDID
- a CDS encoding sodium:solute symporter family protein, yielding MLGLFVILYIVVTILIGAFASRYVNSSQDYVLAGRRLPLVLASSALFATWFGSETLMGASSKFVDGGILAVIEDPFGAALCLFLVGIFFARPLYRMNILTFGDLYKNRFGRKVEFLSALFMIPSYFGWIAAQLVAMGIVIHSLFGFDMYVGILLASVVVLVYTYIGGMWAISITDFLQTILIIVGLLVLVWDLQGKAGGFQTVIATAKPGFFSFFPPLKTEAVLAYIAAWMTIGLGSIPQQDIFQRVMSSKSEKVAVYSSFLGGGMYLTVAFLPLLAGYFARRVYPEIAAGDNQMILPHVVLVHSTLFIQILFFGALLSAILSTASGAILAPASVLGENLIRPTLKNPSERLLLRVMRFSVLIVTIVSTGMALSETNIYQLVADSSSISLVSLFVPLVAAIFWKEANATGAVYAMFSGMIVWLGLKYFGPEWLPPTIPALGVSFLGQFLGRYIKISLFESEPELSGDSIPSGSL